Part of the Virgibacillus necropolis genome, CAAACCAAAATAGAAGAAGCGGTCAGTGAGTAAAAAGTAGAAGACAGGTAATGCAAGATGAGAGAAGCACCTAGACGCTGGAATTAATAAAGGGGGAATTGTTTTGGGTTTTGTAAATAAAGGATTAGGTATTCTGTGGATAGTTGTTTTGGCCACCTTATTAGTAGCATGCAGTAATTCAGATTCTGGGAGTGAGACTGGATCTGAAGATATTTCGAATAATGATACATCAACTGAAGCAGATGAAGCAACTGATGAAGAAGTTACGATTGTTTATGCTCGTAACGTTGATTCGACAGGTGCTATCAATCTAGTAATTGAAGCATTTGAGGAAAAGTTTCCAAATATTAATGTAGAATATCGTGAAATGCCAGCTGATAGCGGACAGACACATGATCAATATGTAACTGCCTTCAGTGCACAAAGCACTGAAATTGATGTTTTCAATGCAGATGTGATTTGGCCCGCTGAGTTTGGGCAAGCAGATTATGCATTAGAACTAGATCGTTTTATTGAAAAAGATGGAATTGATATGGATGCCTATTTCCCAGGAACGGTAGCATCAGGTAAATATAATGGGAAACAATGGGCAATGCCAAACTATACAGATGCGGGTGTTCTTTTTTACAGATCCGATATTGTTGAAACGCCTCCAAAAACATGGGACGAATTGATGGAAATGGCTGCAAAATATCAAGGTGAAAAAGGAACAGATTTTGGTTATATCATGCAAGCAGCTCAATATGAAGGCTTAATAACTAACGCGATTGAGTATATTGCATCTTACGGTGGACAAATTATTGACGAAGATAACAACGTTGTAGCTGATAGCGCTGAAACAATTAAGGCTATTAAGAAAATGCAAGATGTTGTAAACTCCGACTTTGTACCTGATAACATTTTAAACTTTAAAGAAGTGGAAACAGAAACAGCTTATATTGAAGGCAAATCTGTATTTGCACGAAACTGGCCGTACATGCAAGCATCTGCAGCTGACGAGGAACGCTCGAAAATTGTTGGTAACTCAAAAATCACAACCCTACCGGCAGGTGATGCAGGTAGTGCGTCTAGTCTAGGTGGATGGATGGCAATGATTAACCGTTATTCTGAACATCCTGAGGCAGCATGGGAATTTGTGAAATTTTTGACTGGTACAGAAGGACAAAAAATCACAGCAATCTATGGAGGACGTGCACCTACGCTTAAAGCGCTGTATGACGATCCAGAAGTGAAAGAGGCAAGTCCATTATTTGCAAATCCAGAGTTTACAAAAGTATTGGAAAGTGCTGTATCAAGACCAGTAACGCCAATATATCCAAAAATTTCTGACATTATGCAAATTGAATTATCAAAGGCCTTAACTGGAGACCAAACTGCAGAAGAGACTGCAAAAAATATGCAAGCAAAAATTACAGAAGCGGTTAATGAGTAAGAAGGAAGGTCACAAGGTATTGAAATACTGCTAAACAATAAAATAAGGCGGGATAGGGTAACCTATCTTGCCTTTCTATCAATCTATCATTAAATACATATTATTCGTTCTATAGGTAAGGGGGTTTTATAAATGGCAGACAGGAAAAAACGACGTTTTGAACTCAATGAAAAACAGCTTGGCTATACGATGGTGATCCCATCATTGATTCTCGTAATTGTAGTTGTCCTTTGGCCGGTTGCTCAATCGTTTTGGAATAGTATGTTTGATTACAGGCTAAATGATCCTGCACGATCAGAGACATTACTGGGTTCGAATATCGATCTTGAAAACTATCTTGATAATTACTTTTATATTGAGGGCCAACTGGAGGATTTAGAGGGTTCTGCTGAAAAGCCTGAGGTAAAAGAAACGATTACGAATATTGAGGAAGGGATCAATGAGTTTCACAGTAATTTGCTAAGTGACGATGCAGTGAAGCAGAAGGTTGATAAAATCAATCAGATGCTGATGAACTATGAGCCTGTTACTAACGAAGAGCTTAAGTATATAGAGATAGAAAATGATTTTGCTGAATCCTATCGATCAGCTCTAGACAGCTATCAAACAGATTTGATGCAAATTGCTGAATCTGCTAGTGACGATGCGCTGAGTGAGCAGTTTAAGCAAACTGCTGGGTTAATAGGCAGCACTAGTGAAACTATCCTGAAATCAAATTTCGTTGGCCTTAATAATTACGTCAATTATTTTCAAGATCAGCGAATGTGGAAATCGTTGTGGAATACAACATTTTTTACAATAATTTCAGTTGTCTTTGAATTGGTTTTAGGTTTAGCGATTGCACTTCTCATCAACAGGGCTTTTAAGGGAAGAGGTATTATCCGTGCATCTGTCTTGATTCCATGGGCAATTCCAACAGCCGTTGCTGCTATGATGTGGGGCTTTTTGTATGACGGACAATCAGGTATTGTCGCCCACTATTTACAGGTTTTTCATATTATTCCTGATGCATCCTGGTTATTATCGACTTCTAATGGTGGTATGTTCTCGGTAATCTTAGCCGATGTCTGGAAAACAACACCATATATGGCTTTATTGCTTTTAGCGGGTCTTCAAACGATACCAGCATCTCTATATGAAGCTTCAAACGTGGATGGCGCTAATAAATTCCAGCAATTCTGGGGCATAACATTGCCGTTGTTAAAATCGTCTATCTTAGTTGCGTTATTGTTTAGAACGCTAGATGCATTTCGTGTATTCGATCTAATTTACGTTTTAACTGGCGGAGGACCTGCCAACGCAACGGAATCGATATCGATTTATGCATATAAAACATTATTTGCCCAACAGAACTTTGGGGAAGGTTCTACACTTTCCGTTATCGTATTCTTATGTGTGGCAATCATTAGTTTTATCTACGTAAAGCTAATCGGATCGGAACTATTCGCAGGTCGTTCGAGATAAGGGGGGAGAAAATGAATAAAAAAGCAGGAATTGGGTTTTATATTTTTTTAGTGGTATTTGTGTTCCTTGTCATGTTTCCATTTATTTGGGTCTTTTTAACATCAATTAAACCACCAGGTGAAATTTTTTCATCATTTAAATGGTTTACGAGTAACCCATCGCTTGAATCGTATACCGCGGCACTAACGAGTCGACCGCTACTGCGTTATATGTTAAATAGTTTTGTTGTGGCATCGTTAACTACAATTTTGTCATTAACATTTGCTTCTTTTACAGCTTACGCGGTGACAAGATTGCCGATTAAAGGAAAGGGACTGATATTGGGAGTTGTACTCGCGGCTTCAATGTTTCCGCAGATTGCAATTATTTCACCAATGTTTAACCTAATTACTGGACTTGGTCTACGTAACAGTTACTTGGGACTAGTGATTCCATATATAACGATAAGTTTACCGTTATCAATTTGGATCTTGTCAACCTTCTTTCAAAAGATTCCATTTGAGCTCGAGGAGTCTGCTAAACTAGATGGAGCAAGCCCATTTCAAACCTTTCGGAAAGTTATCTTACCACTAGCAACACCAGGTATATTTACTACTGGAATTCTCGTGTTTATTGCTGCTTGGAATGAATATTTATTTGCATTAACGATTAACACTGCAGATGTATGGCGCACGGTTCCAGTAGGGATTTCGTTATATCAAAGTCAATTTTCTGTTCCGTGGGGAGATATCTCTGCAGCGACAGTTATTGTTACCATTCCAATCGTAATTTTGGTACTATTTTTCCAAAAACGAATTGTATCCGGTTTAACGTCGGGATCTGTGAAAGAATAATATTTCTAAATAAAAGGATGATGAAATGATGAAAAAATTAAAAGTTGCTATTATTGGGTGTGGAGGTATTGCAAACGGCAAACACCTTCCAAGCTTACAAAAGGTAGAGCAGGTAGAACTTGTTGCGTTTTGTGATAGTGAGGTAGAAAAAGCACAGGTTGCAGCGGATGCGTATGGAATGTCTGGCGCAAAGGTATACGAAGATTATAAAGAATTATTACAGGATGCAACGATTGACGTAGTACATGTCTGTACACCAAATATTTCACATGCAGAAATTTCTATTGCCGCTTTGAAAGCTGGAAAACACGTGATGTGTGAAAAACCAATGGCAAAAACATCTGAAGAAGCAAAACGTATGATTGAAGCAGCAGAGGAAACTGGCAAAAAACTGACAATTGGCTATAACAACCGCTTTAGACAAGATAGTCAACATTTGCGTAAAGTTTCCGAGCGAGGAGATTTAGGTGAAGTTTATTTTGCCAAAGCACATGCGATTCGTCGTCGTGCAGTACCAACATGGGGTGTATTTTTAGATGAAGAAAAACAAGGTGGTGGCCCGTTGATTGATATTGGGACGCATGCACTTGATTTAACGTTATGGATGATGGATAACTACAAGCCAAAATCTGTAATGGGGTCGACGTTTCACAAGTTAGGAAAACAGAAGGATGCCGCCAATGCGTGGGGCGCCTGGGATCCAAAAAAATTCACGGTAGAGGATTCGGCGTTTGGGTTTATTACGATGGAAAACGGTGCAACAATTGTACTTGAATCAAGCTGGGCTCTGAACTCACTCGAGGTTGATGAAGCGAAATGCTCGTTAAGCGGAACTAAAGGTGGCGCAGACATGAAGGACGGATTGCGCATTAACGGAGAAGAATTTGGTAAGCTTTATACAACGAATGTTGAGTTGAATAATAGTGGTGTTGCCTTTTATGACGGTGAAGCAGAGAGTGATGCAGACCTAGAGGCTCGGCTTTGGATTGAAAGTCTTTTGAATGACACAGAACAAACTGTAAAACCGAAAGAAGCGCTTGTTGTTACACAAATTTTAGAGGCAATCTATGAATCTGCAAGAACTGGGAAGGCAGTATATTTCGATTAAGGAGTGTGTACGAATATGAAGGTAGCGTTGTTAAGTAGGTGGCATGTACATGCGGATGATTATGCCCGCGCGGTTCATGAAAATGATCAGTTAACGGTTGAACTTGTTTGGGATGAAGATAGTGAACGCGGAAAAAAATGGGCCGATGAACTGGGTGTTCCATTTGAAAAAGAATTAGAAGTGGTTTTGTCTGATCCGGAAATAGACGCTGTTATCGTGAGTACGCCGACAAATTTGCATAAAGAAATTATTTTGGCAGCAGCAGCGCATAAGAAGCATGTTTTTACGGAAAAAGTGTTGGCTTTTACTGCCGAAGAATGTGATAACATCTATGATGCTGCTGCAGAGCACGATGTTGAATTAATGGTATCGTTACCGCGATTAACAGAAAAAGAGTTTTTGTACGCGGAAAAAGCAGTGAATGAAGGCTGGATCGGAATGTTGACGATGATTCGTTGCCGACTTGCACATAATGGTGCTGTGGTACCAGAAGGGGAAACACAAGGATGGTTACCGGCACGTTTCTTTGATAAAGAGCAGACAGGTGGTGGATCGTTGATTGATCTTGGCGCCCATCCGATTTATTTGACCAATCGCTTAGCTGGCCGCGCTGAGGCTGTTTATTCTCGCTTACAGCAAGACGATGAAAAAAAGGTAGATGTTAGTGCAGCAGTTATCGTGGAGTATGAATCTGGTGCCCTTGGTATGATCGAGACAAGCTTCCTGTCGCATGGAAGCCCGTTTCAATTGGAATTATACGGAACAGAAGGGACATTGCTTTGTACAGACGGGGCAGTTCAGCTGAAAAGCATTCACCATGGTGATGGGAATTGGCTGAATCTAGAGGAAGAATTACCGTCTGTACTAAAACCATTAGAGCAATGGGTAGCCAAAATTCGTAATGGCGTTGAGCCATCTATAACAAAAGAAGACGTTATTAATTTAACCAAAATAAATGATGCCGCCGCTTTTTCACATTTAAAAGGGTGCCGAATTTTTATAGAAAAATAATCTTATGAGTCATAGAATCTTATGTAGAGGAGAATGACATATGGGAAACATTGGATTACAGTTATACTCTGTACGAACAATGGCAGAACAGGGCTTTTTGGGGACTGTTCGCAAGGTTGCTGACATGGGCTATGATGCCGTACAATTTGCTGGTTTTTTTGAAACGCCCGCAGATCAAGTGAAAAATGTATTGGATGAAAAGGGGATTTGTGTGGCAGGTAGCCATACGCCTCTTGATCTATTAAAAGGTGATAAGCTAAAAGAAGCAATTCTTTATAATCAAGAAATTGATAACGACTTAATCATCTGCCCATACTTGCCCGAAGAGAAACGAAATTCAGTTGAAAGCTATAAACGGACTGCCGAGGAGCTAAATAAAATCGGTCAAATATGTAAAGAAAATGGAATGATTTTTGGGTACCACAACCATAATTTTGAGTTCAAAAATTTTGATGGAATCACGGGATTTGATCTACTTTTTGGAAACACAGATCCAGATCTTGTTAAAATCGAATTGGATTGCTTTTGGGCTGTTCATGCTGGGTATGATGCAAAAACTATTATTGAAAAATATGGAGATCGCGTTGTTTCTTTACACATAAAGGATATGACAGAAGTAAGTGGAGAAAAGAAAAGCGTTGAAATTGGAAGTGGCATGCTTGATATGAATGACCTACTATCCGTAGCAAAAAGTCAGCACGTTGACTGGCTTGTTGTGGAACAAGAAGATTTTGATCAGGACCCAATGGCTAGCGCTAAAATTAATCGAGACAATTTAATCGATCTTTTAAACTAAAAAAACACGAGGTGAAGTAGAATGAACGTTACAATATGGAATGAAAACCGTCATGAAAAGAAAAATCCAAAGGTTGAAGAAATTTATCCAACTGGAATCCATGGGGCCATTGCGGATTTTTTACAGGAAGAGGGATTCAATACACAGACTGCGACATTAGATGAAGCAGAGCATGGTCTAACTGAAGAAGTGTTAGATAATACAGATGTTCTTGTTTGGTGGGGGCATTTGGCACACGAGGAAGTTACCGAAGATGTTGCCGAAAAGGTAAAGCAGCGAGTACTCGACGGAATGGGCTTGGTTGTCTTGCACTCGGCTCATTTTTCCAAGGTATTTAAAAAGCTTATGGGCACTGGTTGTGATTTGAAATGGCGCGAGGCGGATGAGAAAGAACGCCTTTGGGTTGTTGATCCAAGTCATCCGATTACAGAAGGTCTTGGTCAATATATCGAGCTAGAGAAAGAAGAAATGTATGGGGAGCATTTTGATATTCCAGCACCCGATCAATTAGTTTTCGTTAGTTGGTTTGAAGGTGGCGAGGTGTTCCGTAGTGGTGCAACGTTCACACGTGGAAGAGGGAAGATATTTTATTTTAGACCAGGTCATGAAACATATCCTACCTATCACAATAAAGAAATTCAACAGGTAATCAAAAATGGTGTGAAATGGGCAAAGAATACGAACACATCTAAACATAAATACGGAAATGCGAAGCCGTTAGAAGAGATTAAAAATAAATAGATTTTGCATGAAAGAAAGGGTCTTACTATGACGAAATTAAAAATGGGAATTATCGGTGCAGGCGGTATCGCGCAGGATCGGCATATACCTGCTTACCTGAAATTGCAGGATGAAGTGGAACTTACTGCTGTACAAGATTTGAATATTGAACGCGCACGGGAGGTAGCGAATAGGTTTAGAATTCCACATGTTTTTCAGGATTACAGAGAACTATTTGAAATGGTCGATGCGGTGACAATTTGTACACCAAATAAATTTCACCCGGAAATTGCGATTCGTGCATTAGAAGCAGGCGTGCATGTCTTGTGTGAAAAACCTATGGCAATCACGACAAAAGAGGGAGAGGAAATGATTGCTGCTTCTAAGAAAACAAATACACGTTTATCGATTGCCTATCATTATCGCCATACGAAGGAAGCGCGTGTTGCTAAGCAAGCAATTTTGAATAATGAAATTGGCGATCCGTTGGTTACGCGTGTGCAGGCAATGAGACGTCGGAAGGTTCCGGGCTGGGGTGTTTTCACAAATAAGGATTTGCAGGGCGGAGGAAGTTTAATAGATTGGGGATGCCATTTCCTTGATCTGGCCATTTGGTTATTAGGAGATCCAAAGCCTATAGAGGTAATAGGAACGACGTACAATCGACTAAGTAGAACGCCAAACCAGTTGAATGAATGGGGCGTTTTTGACCATGAAACATTCGATGTGGATGACCATGTGACGGGGTATATTACCTTTGAGAATGGTGTTTCCTTAATGCTTGAGTGTTCATGGGCAGCGAATATCAAAGATGATAGTACAAGTCTTAGCATTTCTGGTGTAGACGGTGGATTGAATGTATATCCATTTGAACTCTATCAGGCTAAGTATGGAACCTTTTTCAGTGGCGAGGCAAAATTTGCGGAGGTAGAAGATAACGCTGGACTATTACAAGCTGAGAATTTTGTTACTAGTTGTTTAGGAAAAGCAGATTTAATCGTGAAGCCAGAGCAGGCCTTACAAGTAACAAGAATAATGGAAGCAATTTATAAGAGTAGTGAAACAGGAAAAAGCATTCGGTTAGGGTGAAAATATTTTAAGGCGAAGGTGATACATATGAAATTAGGTGTATTTTGCGTGTTATTTTCAGAGAAGTCCTTTGAAGAAATGCTAGACCATGTGAAGGATTCTGGCTTGCAGACAGTTGAAATCGGAACAGGCGGACATCCTGGAAATGCACATTGTAATGTAGATGAATTATTGAATAGCGCGGAAAAGCGTGTGGACTATTTGGATAAGGTTCACACGCGAGGGTTAACAATTAGTGCCTTTAGTTGTCATGGAAATCCAATTTCTCCAGATAAACAGGTTGCGGATGAATCACATGAAGTTTTTGTGAAAACAGTGAAATTGGCTGAATTAATGGATGTACCAGTTGTTAATACATTTTCTGGAACACCTGGTGACCACGAGGAAGCAAAATATCCAAATTGGCCTGTGACCCCATGGCCTAGTGAGTATTCGGATATTTTGAAGTGGCAATGGGAAGAAAAACTGATTCCATATTGGAAAGAACAAGGGGAGTTTGCGCAGGCTCACGGCGTTAAGATTGGATTAGAGCTTCACGCGGGGTTCTTGGTTCACACACCATATACCATGCTGAAATTGAGAGAAGCAACATGTGATGCAATTGGCGCAAACCTTGATCCGAGCCACTTATGGTGGCAAGGTATTGATCCAGTAGCTGCAATTAAAATTCTGGGTAAGGAAAATGCGATCCATCATTTCCATGCAAAAGATACATATATTGATCAGGAGAACGTGAACATGTATGGCCTGACGGATATGCAGCCATATGGTAATGTCCAAACACGCGCATGGAGTTTCCGTTCAGTTGGTTATGGTCACGGAGTTCAGGAGTGGTCTACTATTATTAGTGCCTTGCGAACGTATGGTTACGATTATGTTGTCAGTATCGAGCATGAAGATCCAATAATGTCTGTTGACGAGGGTTTCAGTAAAGCAGTTGCAAACTTAAAAAGTATTAATATAGCAGAAAAGCCCGCGGATATGTGGTGGGCATAAATGAAGAGCCCGAGCAGAGATGCTTGGGTTTTTATGGGCTTTTTTATAAGAAAAAGTTCTTCATCAAGCCAATGAAGGTTGAAAGAACACGGAAACGCAGAGGAAAAGTCCTTCATCAAGCCAATGAAGGTCAAAGGAACACGGAAACGCAGAGAAAAAGTCCTTCATCATACCAAAGAAGGACATTAAACTGGTGAATTTGATGTTGCTGGTAAAGCTATCTGTTATTTGTTAGTTGATTTGATATTTTATCTACGGTTAGTGACTACTTATGTTCACTAGATGCGTGCTCTTTTTAGTTCATTTATAACAGGATTCCAGCTGCTTGCAAGTCTTTACAGGCGGCGTCTATTTTTTCTTTTGAATCGGCCTCAAGGGTGTGCATGTGAACGCCTTCTGTCAAGATTGAGAGATAGGAAGCTTTAGAGTCGTGAATTCGATTAATAAATTGCTCTACTTCATGTCGGTTACTAACCATGAGTGAAGCAGTCAAATCACCGTACACAGGATGCTCAACAGTGACATCTTTCACGGTAACTCCGTGATCCACAATAATTGTAAGTTCTTCTTTTGTTTGATCAGAACTGTGTTTACAAGCTACGACTAGTTTATGTGCCGCTTCAAGTGTCGGTTTTTTAATATACATATAGCCTTGACTTGTCGCGATAACCGGTTCATTCTTCGCTTTTAAAATCGATACATCCTGCACGATCACCTGTCTGCTTACGTTCGTTTTTTTCGCGAACTCACTACCAGTAATCGGACGTTGTTCTTCTTTTAAACTTTTTAAAATTAACTCTTGCCTCATTGCAGATGTATACTTTTCCCCTTTACGCATGTGCACTCCTCCTAACTAAGATAGAATTTTTCGATGATTTTTTTAAAGGTTTCAGCCGTTTTATCAATATCTTGAGCTGTTGTATGTTTTCCAAATGATAAACGAATAAACTGTTTTGCCTCGGTATCGGATCGTCCTAATGCTTTCATTGTTCGGGAAGGCTTTTGATTTCCAACTTGGCATGCGCTGCCTGTAGAAATGGCAATACCGTAACGATTACATTCCAACATAACATATTGCCCCTCAATGCCATCGATACGTAGTCCGAGAATATGGGGTGAAAAGTTAGCTGGATGGCCTTCGATATAGATGTCAACTGACAATTGGTTCAGTTTATCAATCATTGTATTACGTAGCCCATTGATTCGTTTGTGTTCCTTTATTCTATCATCACATGCAGCTTTTGCGGAAGTAACAAAGGCCGCAATTCCAGGAACGTTAACTGTTCCTGGCCGAAACCCCTTTTCGTGCGTTGTGTTTGGCAATTGTGCTTTCCATTTCACTTGAGGATTGATGTAAACAGCACCAACGCCATTTGGTCCATATAATTTATGGCTCGAAACTGATAGGCTATCAATTTTAGTAGTACTCAAGTTGAGTGGTGTTTTTCCAAACGTCTGAACTGCATCACAATGAAATAAAACATGATGCTGGTGGAGTAGGTTCCCGATGGATTCTACCGGTTGAAGCGTCCCAATCTCTCCGTTGCTGTGCTGGATTGATGCCAGAATAGTGGTGTGACGAATGGCACTTTTAACATCGTCCAGGCGAACCTGCCCATGCTCATCTAATGGTAAATAGGTAACATCAAACCCTACCTTTTCCATTTGCTTAAAAAAATTATAGACAGAAGAATGCTCGGAGACAGTTGTGATAAGGTGGTTCCCCTTTTCTTTGTTTGCATCTATCAGTGAAGTCAGTGCTAGAATATTAGATTCAGATCCACCACTCGTGAAAAAAATCCCCTCTGAAGAGCATCCTAATAGTTCTGCAAGTTCTTCTCTACACGTTTTTAGTAACTGCGAAGCTCGCGTACCGATATCATGATGGCTACTTGGATTTCCATAAAAAGATTTAGAAACCTGATTAAAAATAGCTAAAGATTCTTCAGACATTGGGGTTGTAGCAGCATAATCTAAATAAATCATCCAAACACTCCTCAGTAAAAAATAAAAAACTCTTGTCATAAGTGTAATCTTGTGTAAATATAGGTGTCAAGACATTATAATATACATATAGCGAATGAGGCGATAAATCATGGCTTTTGATGACGTTATTATTATTGGTAGCGGTATTGCTGCGTTAATAGCAGCCGAAAAATTAGCGATGGATAAAAATGTGATTATTTTCACAAAAGCTTCTAAAACAGCTAGTAATTCTTTCCATGCACAGGGCGGAATTGCGGCGGCCGTTCATCCTGATGATCACTGGGAAGATCATTTTCAAGACACGGTTGCAGCCGGATGTCAGCATAGTGATTTAGAAAACCTCCAAATGCTCATTGAAAATAGTTCGGGTCAT contains:
- a CDS encoding Gfo/Idh/MocA family protein — translated: MTKLKMGIIGAGGIAQDRHIPAYLKLQDEVELTAVQDLNIERAREVANRFRIPHVFQDYRELFEMVDAVTICTPNKFHPEIAIRALEAGVHVLCEKPMAITTKEGEEMIAASKKTNTRLSIAYHYRHTKEARVAKQAILNNEIGDPLVTRVQAMRRRKVPGWGVFTNKDLQGGGSLIDWGCHFLDLAIWLLGDPKPIEVIGTTYNRLSRTPNQLNEWGVFDHETFDVDDHVTGYITFENGVSLMLECSWAANIKDDSTSLSISGVDGGLNVYPFELYQAKYGTFFSGEAKFAEVEDNAGLLQAENFVTSCLGKADLIVKPEQALQVTRIMEAIYKSSETGKSIRLG
- a CDS encoding Gfo/Idh/MocA family protein, which encodes MKKLKVAIIGCGGIANGKHLPSLQKVEQVELVAFCDSEVEKAQVAADAYGMSGAKVYEDYKELLQDATIDVVHVCTPNISHAEISIAALKAGKHVMCEKPMAKTSEEAKRMIEAAEETGKKLTIGYNNRFRQDSQHLRKVSERGDLGEVYFAKAHAIRRRAVPTWGVFLDEEKQGGGPLIDIGTHALDLTLWMMDNYKPKSVMGSTFHKLGKQKDAANAWGAWDPKKFTVEDSAFGFITMENGATIVLESSWALNSLEVDEAKCSLSGTKGGADMKDGLRINGEEFGKLYTTNVELNNSGVAFYDGEAESDADLEARLWIESLLNDTEQTVKPKEALVVTQILEAIYESARTGKAVYFD
- a CDS encoding ThuA domain-containing protein, whose protein sequence is MNVTIWNENRHEKKNPKVEEIYPTGIHGAIADFLQEEGFNTQTATLDEAEHGLTEEVLDNTDVLVWWGHLAHEEVTEDVAEKVKQRVLDGMGLVVLHSAHFSKVFKKLMGTGCDLKWREADEKERLWVVDPSHPITEGLGQYIELEKEEMYGEHFDIPAPDQLVFVSWFEGGEVFRSGATFTRGRGKIFYFRPGHETYPTYHNKEIQQVIKNGVKWAKNTNTSKHKYGNAKPLEEIKNK
- a CDS encoding Gfo/Idh/MocA family protein; the protein is MKVALLSRWHVHADDYARAVHENDQLTVELVWDEDSERGKKWADELGVPFEKELEVVLSDPEIDAVIVSTPTNLHKEIILAAAAHKKHVFTEKVLAFTAEECDNIYDAAAEHDVELMVSLPRLTEKEFLYAEKAVNEGWIGMLTMIRCRLAHNGAVVPEGETQGWLPARFFDKEQTGGGSLIDLGAHPIYLTNRLAGRAEAVYSRLQQDDEKKVDVSAAVIVEYESGALGMIETSFLSHGSPFQLELYGTEGTLLCTDGAVQLKSIHHGDGNWLNLEEELPSVLKPLEQWVAKIRNGVEPSITKEDVINLTKINDAAAFSHLKGCRIFIEK
- a CDS encoding ABC transporter substrate-binding protein, producing the protein MGFVNKGLGILWIVVLATLLVACSNSDSGSETGSEDISNNDTSTEADEATDEEVTIVYARNVDSTGAINLVIEAFEEKFPNINVEYREMPADSGQTHDQYVTAFSAQSTEIDVFNADVIWPAEFGQADYALELDRFIEKDGIDMDAYFPGTVASGKYNGKQWAMPNYTDAGVLFYRSDIVETPPKTWDELMEMAAKYQGEKGTDFGYIMQAAQYEGLITNAIEYIASYGGQIIDEDNNVVADSAETIKAIKKMQDVVNSDFVPDNILNFKEVETETAYIEGKSVFARNWPYMQASAADEERSKIVGNSKITTLPAGDAGSASSLGGWMAMINRYSEHPEAAWEFVKFLTGTEGQKITAIYGGRAPTLKALYDDPEVKEASPLFANPEFTKVLESAVSRPVTPIYPKISDIMQIELSKALTGDQTAEETAKNMQAKITEAVNE
- a CDS encoding sugar phosphate isomerase/epimerase family protein, whose protein sequence is MKLGVFCVLFSEKSFEEMLDHVKDSGLQTVEIGTGGHPGNAHCNVDELLNSAEKRVDYLDKVHTRGLTISAFSCHGNPISPDKQVADESHEVFVKTVKLAELMDVPVVNTFSGTPGDHEEAKYPNWPVTPWPSEYSDILKWQWEEKLIPYWKEQGEFAQAHGVKIGLELHAGFLVHTPYTMLKLREATCDAIGANLDPSHLWWQGIDPVAAIKILGKENAIHHFHAKDTYIDQENVNMYGLTDMQPYGNVQTRAWSFRSVGYGHGVQEWSTIISALRTYGYDYVVSIEHEDPIMSVDEGFSKAVANLKSINIAEKPADMWWA
- a CDS encoding sugar phosphate isomerase/epimerase family protein gives rise to the protein MGNIGLQLYSVRTMAEQGFLGTVRKVADMGYDAVQFAGFFETPADQVKNVLDEKGICVAGSHTPLDLLKGDKLKEAILYNQEIDNDLIICPYLPEEKRNSVESYKRTAEELNKIGQICKENGMIFGYHNHNFEFKNFDGITGFDLLFGNTDPDLVKIELDCFWAVHAGYDAKTIIEKYGDRVVSLHIKDMTEVSGEKKSVEIGSGMLDMNDLLSVAKSQHVDWLVVEQEDFDQDPMASAKINRDNLIDLLN
- a CDS encoding carbohydrate ABC transporter permease codes for the protein MNKKAGIGFYIFLVVFVFLVMFPFIWVFLTSIKPPGEIFSSFKWFTSNPSLESYTAALTSRPLLRYMLNSFVVASLTTILSLTFASFTAYAVTRLPIKGKGLILGVVLAASMFPQIAIISPMFNLITGLGLRNSYLGLVIPYITISLPLSIWILSTFFQKIPFELEESAKLDGASPFQTFRKVILPLATPGIFTTGILVFIAAWNEYLFALTINTADVWRTVPVGISLYQSQFSVPWGDISAATVIVTIPIVILVLFFQKRIVSGLTSGSVKE
- a CDS encoding carbohydrate ABC transporter permease, with amino-acid sequence MADRKKRRFELNEKQLGYTMVIPSLILVIVVVLWPVAQSFWNSMFDYRLNDPARSETLLGSNIDLENYLDNYFYIEGQLEDLEGSAEKPEVKETITNIEEGINEFHSNLLSDDAVKQKVDKINQMLMNYEPVTNEELKYIEIENDFAESYRSALDSYQTDLMQIAESASDDALSEQFKQTAGLIGSTSETILKSNFVGLNNYVNYFQDQRMWKSLWNTTFFTIISVVFELVLGLAIALLINRAFKGRGIIRASVLIPWAIPTAVAAMMWGFLYDGQSGIVAHYLQVFHIIPDASWLLSTSNGGMFSVILADVWKTTPYMALLLLAGLQTIPASLYEASNVDGANKFQQFWGITLPLLKSSILVALLFRTLDAFRVFDLIYVLTGGGPANATESISIYAYKTLFAQQNFGEGSTLSVIVFLCVAIISFIYVKLIGSELFAGRSR
- a CDS encoding transcription repressor NadR, which encodes MHMRKGEKYTSAMRQELILKSLKEEQRPITGSEFAKKTNVSRQVIVQDVSILKAKNEPVIATSQGYMYIKKPTLEAAHKLVVACKHSSDQTKEELTIIVDHGVTVKDVTVEHPVYGDLTASLMVSNRHEVEQFINRIHDSKASYLSILTEGVHMHTLEADSKEKIDAACKDLQAAGILL